A single genomic interval of Scylla paramamosain isolate STU-SP2022 chromosome 12, ASM3559412v1, whole genome shotgun sequence harbors:
- the LOC135105395 gene encoding protein NYNRIN-like: MRDNGSTGCVVKEALVAPTQFTGEQVRVIMINGSIAVVDMETPFLTGRIEAAVMKQPIYELIIGNVEGVRDVRNTEAATQTEDQVGAALTRAQARDTRPVVPLKLTSPDELLNSANVTATQKTDSSLANIRKQVAEGVSRVNKYGTTRFCQHRGKLYREVISDLGEARSQFVVPAKYRHAVMEMGHCAALGGHMGRQKTQDRISHTFFWPGMMADITRFVRSCDVCQKTVDKERLKPAPLKPMPLISEPFERVAVDIVGPITPRVTDGSKYLLTCVDFSTCWPEAVLLKNIEATTVAEALVGIFCHVGIPKEVLSNRGTQFTSVMMDETFRILSVKSLNTTPWNPMCNSLCERFNGTLKKMLKRLAAEQPKEWPRFVAPLLFAYREAPQSTLKFSPFELLYGRAVRGPLQVLRELWDKDVPSPEVCTTYEYVINLAGRLRETCRMAKEELLKAQEVQKAHYDRNARLRTLQPGQECLVLLPTAHNKLLAQWKGAYEVLERVSDLNYVVLIDGKRKRLYINMLKEYHAPAISGSAGAQEPAYAEDKAACLKAVRGIFSLSTAAKEEDEIKCSAAVIHDAEDVGDGPLTIQKRQTETVDDVALSERLPPEEVSIIKNLLGEYTEVFSDKPRVARVSPHKITLTDRKPVKVKPYQVPLQLRDAMAEEIKEMEDLGIIERSDSPYCSPMVVVRKKGGSIRICDEGLTQ, from the coding sequence ATGCGGGACAATGGTTCTACTGGCTGTGTAGTGAAAGAGGCCCTGGTTGCCCCCACTCAGTTCACAGGAGAACAAGTGAGAGTCATCATGATTAACGGCTCGATAGCTGTAGTCGACATGGAGACTCCATTCCTCACTGGCAGAATTGAGGCCGCTGTGATGAAACAGCCTATCTATGAATTGATAATCGGTAACGTTGAAGGGGTGAGGGACGTTCGGAACACGGAAGCCGCGACCCAAACCGAAGATCAAGTAGGTGCCGCCCTGACGCGAGCCCAGGCACGAGACACACGGCCCGTGGTCCCTCTCAAGCTCACATCACCTGACGAGCTGCTCAATAGCGCTAACGTCACTGCCACACAAAAGACCGATTCCTCCCTTGCAAACATTCGGAAGCAAGTCGCTGAGGGGGTATCGAGGGTAAATAAATACGGAACGACTCGCTTCTGCCAACACAGAGGAAAGTTGTATAGAGAAGTCATCTCCGACCTCGGTGAGGCTCGGTCGCAATTCGTGGTGCCTGCAAAGTACCGCCACGCGGTGATGGAGATGGGGCATTGCGCGGCCTTGGGTGGTCACATGGGGCGACAGAAAACACAAGACCGCATTAGTCACACATTTTTCTGGCCTGGCATGATGGCCGATATCACGAGATTCGTGAGATCCTGTGACGTGTGTCAAAAAACTGTAGACAAGGAACGTTTGAAACCTGCGCCGCTAAAACCCATGCCCCTTATATCCGAACCATTTGAGAGGGTAGCGGTGGATATTGTTGGGCCTATCACGCCACGCGTGACTGACGGATCAAAATATCTACTCACGTGTGTGGACTTCAGCACTTGTTGGCCTGAAGCAGTACTTCTGAAAAATATAGAGGCCACCACGGTGGCTGAAGCGCTGGTAGGGATATTCTGCCATGTGGGCATTCCCAAGGAGGTGCTGAGCAACCGAGGCACTCAGTTTACATCTGTCATGATGGACGAGACGTTTAGGATTCTCTCTGTGAAGAGCCTTAACACGACACCCTGGAATCCCATGTGTAACAGTCTGTGCGAAAGGTTCAACggcacactgaaaaaaatgctCAAGCGGCTGGCCGCCGAGCAACCCAAGGAATGGCCGAGATTTGTGGCTCCTCTTCTGTTCGCATACAGGGAAGCACCGCAGAGTACACTGAAGTTCTCGCCTTTCGAGCTACTCTACGGAAGAGCAGTGCGCGGTCCACTCCAAGTGCTGAGAGAGCTATGGGACAAGGACGTGCCAAGTCCGGAGGTATGTACAACATACGAGTACGTTATAAACCTGGCTGGCAGACTTAGAGAAACCTGTCGTATGGCCAAGGAAGAACTCCTGAAGGCCCAGGAGGTACAAAAGGCTCATTATGATCGGAATGCGCGACTACGCACCCTGCAGCCTGGCCAGGAGTGCTTAGTACTCCTACCCACTGCTCATAATAAGTTGCTGGCACAGTGGAAGGGAGCTTATGAGGTCCTAGAGCGCGTCTCCGACTTAAATTATGTAGTATTGATTGATGGAAAACGGAAACGTCTTTACATTAACATGCTTAAGGAGTATCATGCGCCTGCCATCTCTGGTAGCGCTGGCGCTCAGGAACCAGCATATGCTGAGGACAAGGCCGCCTGTTTGAAAGCCGTGCGtggtattttttccctttcaacagctgcgaaggaggaagatgagatcaAATGCAGTGCAGCCGTGATTCACGATGCAGAGGACGTAGGAGACGGTCCACTCACTATACAAAAGCGTCAGACGGAGACCGTAGATGACGTCGCATTATCTGAAAGGCTACCACCTGAGGAAGTGTCGATAATAAAGAATCTTCTGGGTGAATATACGGAGGTCTTTTCTGACAAGCCTCGCGTGGCCCGGGTGTCACCACACAAGATTACCCTAACGGACAGGAAACCAGTGAAGGTGAAACCCTATCAGGTCCCTCTGCAGCTTAGGGATGCTATggctgaggaaataaaagaaatggaggactTAGGCATTATCGAGAGATCTGATTCTCCGTACTGTAGTCCTATGGTCGTCGTACGCAAGAAAGGCGGTAGTATTAGGATCTGCGACGAAGGGTTAACGCAGTAA